In a genomic window of Spirosoma agri:
- a CDS encoding VOC family protein: protein MEEKPFLGLRTVIYAAPDLAATKAWYTKALASEPYFDEPFYVGFNVGGYELGLDPNAVVAEGSTITYWGVAAIHEVLHRLINLGAVLHTDIQDVGDGIKTATVNDPFGNVVGLIENPHFHL from the coding sequence ATGGAAGAAAAGCCCTTTTTAGGATTACGTACGGTCATCTACGCAGCGCCGGACCTTGCCGCGACAAAGGCGTGGTATACAAAGGCGCTGGCGAGCGAGCCCTATTTTGATGAGCCGTTTTACGTTGGGTTCAATGTGGGCGGATACGAATTGGGTCTTGATCCGAACGCGGTCGTAGCGGAAGGAAGCACGATCACGTACTGGGGTGTCGCTGCGATTCATGAAGTGCTGCATCGACTGATTAACTTAGGAGCGGTACTGCATACCGACATACAGGATGTGGGTGACGGCATCAAAACCGCAACGGTAAATGATCCATTTGGTAATGTTGTCGGATTGATCGAGAATCCACATTTTCATCTGTAG
- a CDS encoding SanA/YdcF family protein, whose product MNTTLATDYSDDTPREAVGIRVVKWTIKFAIAVSFSGAMVVLISNWWVVHNTQNQIYFDVRELPANDIGLVLGTSKFVRSGKENLFFRYRMEATARLWKEGKVKYLILSGNNDSEYYNEPVDMQRALVKLGVPASVMTLDYAGYRTFDSVVRCKDVFNQEKITIISQNFHNARALYIGNHEGMEAIAFAAQDVPDGYSLRTLIREYLARPYALLDVHLIRPQPEKGNWEHKATYTTKK is encoded by the coding sequence ATGAATACGACGTTGGCCACCGACTACAGTGACGATACGCCCCGCGAAGCGGTTGGTATTCGCGTGGTCAAATGGACCATTAAGTTTGCCATTGCGGTTAGCTTCAGTGGTGCCATGGTTGTGCTGATCAGCAATTGGTGGGTTGTTCATAATACACAGAATCAGATCTATTTTGACGTTCGGGAACTCCCTGCTAATGATATCGGCCTTGTACTGGGCACGAGTAAGTTTGTGCGGTCTGGTAAGGAGAACCTGTTCTTTCGCTATCGGATGGAGGCTACGGCCCGCTTGTGGAAAGAAGGAAAAGTCAAATACCTGATCCTGAGCGGCAATAACGATTCGGAGTACTACAACGAGCCGGTCGACATGCAGCGGGCACTGGTCAAGCTGGGCGTTCCGGCATCCGTGATGACCCTTGATTACGCTGGCTATCGGACGTTCGATTCCGTAGTACGCTGCAAAGACGTCTTCAATCAGGAGAAGATCACAATTATTTCGCAAAATTTCCACAACGCGCGTGCGCTCTACATCGGGAACCATGAAGGCATGGAAGCGATCGCTTTTGCCGCCCAGGATGTTCCCGACGGTTATTCACTGCGCACGCTCATTCGCGAATACCTCGCCCGCCCATACGCCCTGCTCGATGTACACCTAATACGCCCTCAGCCGGAAAAAGGCAACTGGGAGCATAAAGCAACGTACACAACCAAAAAGTAA